The Pyrenophora tritici-repentis strain M4 chromosome 2, whole genome shotgun sequence genome window below encodes:
- a CDS encoding PBP1, Protein interacting with poly(A)-binding protein, with protein sequence MSASPTIAASSAKRPLEEPSSPAGPNDQPDAKRPALDKMVKEDASIADDIDIAQPVKADDIATEGLKDDAHDVAGAALENGAETTQTDTVVPDAPSILETQPIQSTSGANGRPVNQNQQVDETNWLHVRACIGTSEAATIIGKGGENVTQIRRLSGAKCTVSDYSRGAVERILTVSGQVDAVSKAFGLIVRTLNQEDLETPSTSTSKAYPMRLLIPHILIGSIIGKAGVRIREIQEASNAKLNASDTLLPNSGERSLIVLGVADAVHIAVYYVAQTLVEQLTERFGGPAASQYATRSGMAANVVPGGMSVQPYVPQPAGGQYSHPQNFRRQEPPQRTPAHGGYGAPHMHGQPPQQSPYGHPNMPYGAGSPSRGPYGGPAAPTPYGAHPAAAPVAHGGAAPHAAVGAMPGQPLTQQIFIPNDMVGAIIGKGGAKINEIRQLSGSVIKINEPTDNSNERLVTITGTQECNQMALYMLYSRLGQ encoded by the coding sequence ATGTCTGCATCACCCACCATCGCAGCTTCGTCGGCCAAGCGCCCGCTTGAGGAGCCGTCGTCGCCTGCCGGACCCAACGACCAGCCCGATGCCAAGCGCCCGGCTCTCGACAAAATGGTCAAGGAGGACGCCTCCATCGCAGACGACATTGATATTGCCCAGCCCGTAAAAGCAGACGACATTGCCACCGAGGGCCTCAAGGACGACGCGCATGACGTAGCCGGCGCTGCCCTGGAGAATGGCGCCGAGACCACCCAGACGGACACTGTTGTCCCTGACGCGCCTTCCATCCTCGAGACCCAGCCTATTCAGTCCACGTCGGGCGCCAATGGCCGGCCTGTAAACCAGAACCAGCAGGTAGACGAGACCAACTGGCTGCATGTGCGCGCTTGCATTGGCACCAGCGAGGCAGCTACCATCATCGGCAAGGGCGGAGAGAATGTGACTCAGATCCGTCGTCTGTCTGGCGCCAAGTGCACCGTTAGCGACTACTCTCGGGGCGCTGTCGAACGCATCCTTACTGTAAGCGGCCAAGTTGATGCTGTGTCCAAAGCCTTCGGTCTCATTGTGCGCACTCTAAACCAAGAGGACCTCGAGACCCCTTCCACTTCCACTTCCAAGGCGTACCCCATGCGTCTGCTTATCCCCCACATTCTAATCGGCTCCATCATTGGCAAGGCCGGTGTTCGCATCCGCGAGATCCAGGAGGCCTCCAATGCTAAGTTGAACGCATCTGACACCCTCCTCCCCAACTCTGGCGAGCGCTCGTTGATCGTTCTGGGTGTTGCTGACGCTGTGCACATTGCTGTGTACTATGTTGCGCAGACACTGGTCGAGCAGCTGACCGAGCGATTCGGCGGTCCCGCTGCCTCCCAATATGCCACACGTAGCGGAATGGCGGCCAACGTAGTCCCAGGCGGCATGTCCGTCCAGCCATACGTTCCCCAGCCTGCTGGAGGTCAGTACTCTCACCCACAAAACTTTCGCCGCCAAGAACCCCCTCAGCGCACCCCCGCTCACGGTGGATATGGCGCGCCTCACATGCACGGACAGCCCCCTCAGCAGTCGCCCTATGGGCATCCTAACATGCCTTATGGAGCTGGCTCGCCTAGCCGCGGTCCGTACGGTGGCCCGGCTGCACCTACTCCATACGGAGCTCATCCTGCCGCAGCTCCCGTTGCGCACGGTGGAGCTGCTCCTCACGCAGCGGTTGGTGCAATGCCCGGCCAACCTTTGACACAGCAGATCTTCATCCCCAACGACATGGTCGGTGCCATCATCGGCAAGGGCGGTGCGAAGATCAATGAGATTCGCCAACTTAGTGGAAGCGTCATCAAAATCAACGAGCCCACCGATAACAGCAACGAGCGTCTTGTCACCATTACAGGCACACAGGAGTGCAACCAAATGGCGTTGTACATGCTGTACTCGCGTCTTGGTCAGTAG
- a CDS encoding MscS-porin multi-domain protein produces MAQRETLDKIQEYAREARKRQIEVVDFDASGTEARLSQTVKELQARVQEQQAALDKLRSESSVDLNSVAYASDDSRQKLQQLIAVKDAYRRLKPTATYLPGKGSPLPSLLAARTLQKNIQGTKEAIADVKSELNAKEATLRREEANLHDANQLTQAMEARIERLRAQHIDRSQKTPAQLARELIAAKRAQKDAYDADMQRLGQAMNDFINDFLSNMLAAEELGGPVVGDMLDVEDDTLAAGFTKKGRAKSTKKPVSDKTRQRRIDQIWGKKTATTAEEEEKEPPTEAEAADAEMRQLIENLFATLVGPGGGKAYFQLERDSAASRFLVRAKIAQFHPRDARKLRLIDFGRELDD; encoded by the exons ATGGCGCAACGCGAAACCCTCGACAAGATACAAGAGTATGCCAGAGAAGCTCGTAAGCGGCAGATCGAGGTAGTCGACTTTGACGCGTCCGGCACCGAAGCTCGTCTGTCGCAAACAGTGAAGGAGCTCCAGGCACGCGTTCAGGAACAACAAGCAGCCCTGGACAAG TTGAGATCGGAATCTAGTGTTGATCTGAATTCTGTAGCATACGCGTCAGACGATTCACGTCAAAAATTGCAGCAACTCATCGCAGTCAAAGACGCGTATAGGCGTCTGAAGCCAACAGCAACATACCTTCCTGGAAAAGGGTCGCCTCTCCCTTCCTTGCTAGCAGCACGTACACTGCAGAAAAATATCCAAGGAACCAAGGAAGCCATCGCCGATGTCAAGTCTGAACTCAACGCAAAGGAAGCTACCCTCCGGAGAGAGGAAGCCAACCTCCACGATGCCAATCAGCTCACCCAGGCCATGGAAGCCCGAATTGAACGTCTACGCGCTCAGCATATAGACCGTTCTCAAAAGACTCCCGCTCAGCTCGCGCGTGAACTCATCGCAGCAAAGCGCGCGCAAAAGGATGCCTATGATGCAGATATGCAACGCTTAGGCCAAGCCATGAACGACTTCATCAACGACTTTCTCTCCAACATGCTTGCAGCAGAAGAGCTGGGTGGACCTGTAGTTGGCGACATGCTTGACGTCGAAGACGACACACTGGCCGCCGGCTTCACGAAAAAGGGACGCGCAAAATCGACCAAGAAGCCCGTCTCAGACAAGACACGACAGCGCAGAATCGATCAAATCTGGGGCAAGAAGACTGCTACTACCGCTGAAGAGGAGGAAAAGGAACCACCGACTGAGGCTGAAGCTGCCGATGCGGAAATGCGACAGTTGATTGAGAACCTGTTTGCTACATTGGTAGGACCGGGTGGTGGAAAAGCTTACTTTCAGCTCGAGAGGGATTCTGCGGCTTCGAGGTTTTTGGTCAGAGCAAAGATTGCGCAGTTTCATCCTAGAGACGCGAGGAAGTTGCGATTGATTGACTTTGGGCGAGAGTTGGATGATTGA